Proteins encoded by one window of Salvia splendens isolate huo1 chromosome 7, SspV2, whole genome shotgun sequence:
- the LOC121811592 gene encoding PHD finger protein ALFIN-LIKE 4-like, with the protein MAARLYPRSVEEVFKDFKGRRAALIKALTTDVEEFYQQCDPERENLCLYGHPHGEWDVNLPVEEVPPELPEPALGINFARDGMQEKDWLALIAVHSDSWLLSVAFYFGARFSIDKADRKRLFSLINDLPTVFEVVTEATKKLQKEKSPVSNSSSKSKSNSKPVKVSKPQPKDEEELDEEEDDEHGETLCGACGDNYASDEFWICCDICEKWFHGKCVKITPAKAEQIKQYKCPSCSNKRPRP; encoded by the exons ATGGCTGCGAGGTTGTATCCTCGATCTGTTGAGGAAGTTTTCAAGGATTTTAAGGGCCGAAGAGCTGCACTTATTAAAGCCCTTACAACAG ATGTTGAAGAATTTTACCAGCAGTGTGATCCTG AGAGGGAGAATTTATGCCTATACGGACATCCTCATGGAGAATGGGATGTCAATTTGCCTGTTGAAGAGGTGCCTCCTGAACTCCCCGAGCCTGCTTTGGGCATCAACTTTGCTAGAGATGGGATGCAAGAAAAAGACTGGCTAGCTCTTATTGCTGTCCACAGTGACTCATGGCTGCTTTCCGTTGCTTTTTATTTTGGTGCTAGATTTAGCATTGATAAAGCTGACAG GAAGCGGCTATTCAGCTTGATCAATGATCTTCCTACTGTATTTGAAGTTGTGACTGAGGCTACCAAAAAACTGCAGAAAGAGAAATCTCCAGTCTCAAACAGTAGCAGCAAATCCAAGTCGAATTCTAAGCCG GTTAAAGTTTCAAAGCCACAGCCAAAAGACGAGGAGGAGCTGGACGAGGAAGAAGACGACGAACATGGGGAGACATTGTGTGGTGCCTGTGGGGATAACTATGCATCAGATGAGTTCTGGATATGCTGCGACATATGTGAGAAGTGGTTCCATGGCAAGTGTGTCAAAATTACTCCTGCCAAAGCCGAGCAGATCAAGCAATATAAGTGCCCATCATGCAGCAACAAGAGACCTCGCCCCTGA
- the LOC121741717 gene encoding protein phosphatase 2C 16-like, with product MMEEISPSAVAVTFGLGNPVCENPAISSHMEIARLKLVTETATLLSDPAFGWDAGFNHVKTEVDGMLDTTPVNESSQAEGSNVQDSEEDEIILFGADTSFIGGVELLPLHHGSNIAVPLVSASETSVPIAVEIEGVENGQLVAKVISVEEKGMPTGQCSSGPAIKESLVSVKLPCQKNPSKGGVKSVFELDCVPLWGSVSICGHRPEMEDALMVAPHFMKIPVKLFIGDHGNDGISQTLNQLTSHFFAVYDGHGGSQVANYCRDRIHWALVEELNECKVVEGSTKDTRQVQWERIFTDCFLKVDDEVGGKPVEGSPQVDIEEDCIVEPLAPETVGSTAVVAVLSSSHIIVANCGDSRAVLYRGKEAIPLSVDHKPSREDEYARIEASGGKVISWNGHRVFGVLAMSRSIGDRYLKPWIIPEPEVMFVPRNREDDCLILASDGLWDVMTNEEVCEVARKRILIWHKKNGTDPLADRGQGIDPAAQSAAEYLCQMALQAGSKDNISVIVIDLKSKRKIKTKP from the exons ATGATGGAAGAGATATCTCCTTCAGCAGTCGCGGTTACATTTGGTTTAGGCAATCCTGTGTGTGAGAATCCCGCGATTTCAAGCCATATGGAGATTGCTCGACTCAAATTAGTGACGGAGACAGCAACCTTGCTGTCTGATCCAGCGTTCGGCTGGGATGCTGGTTTTAATCATGTGAAAACTGAGGTGGATGGCATGTTAGACACAACACCGGTTAACGAGAGCAGCCAGGCGGAAGGTAGTAATGTTCAAGATAGTGAGGAAGACGAAATTATCTTGTTTGGAGCGGACACTAGCTTTATAGGTGGTGTAGAGTTGCTACCCCTACATCATGGCTCGAATATAGCTGTGCCGCTAGTTTCTGCTTCAGAGACAAGTGTGCCGATCGCTGTTGAGATTGAGGGCGTGGAGAATGGCCAGCTGGTTGCCAAGGTGATTAGTGTGGAGGAGAAAGGCATGCCAACAGGTCAATGTTCGAGTGGACCTGCAATTAAAGAATCCCTTGTTTCTGTTAAACTGCCCTGCCAGAAAAACCCGAGCAAAGGCGGTGTTAAGAGTGTTTTTGAGCTGGACTGTGTGCCACTCTGGGGGTCAGTGTCGATATGTGGGCATAGGCCTGAGATGGAAGATGCTCTTATGGTCGCACCACATTTCATGAAAATCCCGGTGAAGTTATTTATTGGTGACCATGGAAACGATGGAATAAGTCAGACTCTGAATCAACTGACGTCTCATTTTTTCGCAGTTTATGATGGTCATGGTGGATCTCAG GTTGCAAATTACTGTCGTGATCGTATTCACTGGGCTTTGGTGGAGGAATTGAACGAGTGTAAAGTGGTAGAAGGGAGCACCAAGGACACTAGGCAGGTCCAGTGGGAGAGGATTTTCACAGATTGCTTTCTAAAAGTCGACGATGAAGTTGGGGGCAAACCGGTAGAGGGCAGCCCTCAAGTGGATATTGAAGAGGATTGCATTGTCGAACCTCTTGCCCCAGAGACCGTCGGATCAACTGCTGTCGTTGCAGTTTTGTCATCATCCCATATTATAGTTGCGAACTGTGGAGATTCAAGGGCTGTACTCTATCGTGGTAAAGAAGCAATCCCGTTATCAGTTGATCACAAA CCAAGTCGAGAGGATGAATATGCTAGAATTGAGGCATCCGGAGGCAAAGTCATCTCGTGGAACGGTCACCGTGTTTTTGGTGTTCTTGCCATGTCAAGGTCTATAG GTGATAGATACTTAAAGCCATGGATCATACCCGAGCCAGAGGTAATGTTCGTCCCTCGGAACAGAGAGGATGACTGTCTCATCCTGGCCAGTGATGGGCTGTGGGATGTGATGACAAACGAGGAAGTGTGTGAAGTGGCAAGGAAACGCATTCTGATCTGGCACAAGAAGAATGGGACGGACCCGTTGGCAGATCGAGGACAAGGTATCGACCCGGCAGCCCAATCGGCTGCGGAGTACCTCTGCCAGATGGCCCTGCAGGCAGGGAGCAAAGATAACATATCTGTAATTGTGATAGACTTGAAGTCTAAGAGGAAGATCAAAACCAAACCTTGA
- the LOC121810964 gene encoding U-box domain-containing protein 34-like, with product MANSPSPTQGASTVVAVDRDKNSQHALRWALDNLRLMEKIIVLVHVATFQHESEDSACGHSEMQQMFLPFRVVCARKGVRTKEVILRNQDIAGALSDFLSAYSIKNIVLGASSRGAISRAFRNGDVATFVGKLAPHFCSVYSVSKAKVDRIKSPTDPAPVPFHGDEDTEYQPSSPSEMSIASTAPSPAYSMTSSQCSTPLIRAKALQRLPAGNLSRHSACSTNQNSYTSNISYEFLDEPDASSNLETDLEEELNRVKLELEKIKEKYNAACLTKEKDIAEIRKTKEAVQRKKQAQRKVADLELEKVKDALEYSLGRCRRYSGDEIEAATNNFTSHKIGQGSYGPVYRATIDNTPVAIKILKSNIPDALNQFHQEVDVLTRLRHPNMVILMGACPQYGCLVYEYMEKGSLEDRLSCKDGSPPLPCLTRFSIAAEIATGLNFLHQARPQPLVHRDLKPGNILLDRNYVSKISDVGLSRLIPAAEADNMTQYRVTAAAGTFCYIDPEYQQTGLLGTKSDVYSLGIILLQIITARPPMGLTHLVDTAIQNGRFMEILDPRVQDWPVQEALELAKLALQCSELRRRDRPDLATVVLPELVRLMNVTSKLKPGRRTSQPRRIAKLKGGRLINAMEG from the exons ATGGCGAACTCACCGTCACCGACGCAAGGGGCTTCGACGGTGGTGGCTGTGGACCGAGACAAGAATAGCCAACACGCCCTGCGATGGGCCCTCGACAATTTGAGGTTGATGGAGAAGATCATCGTCCTCGTTCATGTCGCCACCTTTCAACATGAATCAG AGGATAGTGCATGCGGTCACTCGGAAATGCAACAAATGTTCCTTCCTTTTCGAGTTGTTTGCGCACGTAAAGGC GTTCGGACCAAGGAGGTGATCCTCCGTAACCAGGACATCGCAGGCGCATTGTCCGACTTCCTTAGCGCCTACTCCATCAAGAACATAGTCCTGGGTGCTTCCAGCCGAGGCGCCATATCCAG GGCATTTAGGAATGGAGATGTGGCTACATTTGTAGGCAAATTAGCACCACATTTCTGCTCCGTATACTCCGTGTCTAAGGCCAAAGTTGACAGAATCAAGTCCCCGACTGACCCTGCACCCGTCCCCTTTCATGG AGATGAGGATACAGAATATCAACCAAGTAGCCCCTCGGAGATGTCTATAGCCAGTACAGCACCTTCCCCTGCATACTCCATGACTAGCAGCCAGTGTTCTACTCCACTGATTAGGGCCAAGGCGCTTCAGCGCCTCCCCGCGGGGAACTTGTCACGCCACTCTGCATGCTCGACTAATCAAAACAGCTATACCTCCAATATCTCCTATGAGTTTCTAGATGAACCCGATGCATCCTCCAATCTAGAAACG GATCTGGAAGAGGAGCTCAATAGAGTGAAACTAGAGCTGGAAAAGATCAAAGAAAAGTACAATGCAGCTTGCCTAACTAAG GAAAAAGACATTGCAGAAATCAGAAAAACAAAAGAGGCAGTACAACGGAAGAAGCAGGCACAGCGCAAAGTGGCAGATCTTGAGCTGGAGAAAGTAAAGGATGCATTGGAATACAGCTTGGGTCGATGCAGAAGGTATTCGGGTGATGAGATAGAAGCTGCAACCAACAACTTCACCTCCCATAAGATCGGCCAAGGCAGCTACGGACCCGTGTATAGAGCCACCATCGATAACACGCCCGTTGCCATCAAGATTCTCAAATCCAACATACCGGATGCCCTAAACCAGTTCCACCAAGAGGTGGACGTACTCACCCGGTTGAGGCATCCCAACATGGTCATCCTCATGGGAGCCTGCCCCCAATACGGCTGCCTCGTCTACGAGTACATGGAAAAGGGCTCCCTCGAAGACCGCCTCTCCTGCAAAGATGGCTCCCCACCCCTGCCATGCCTCACGCGCTTCTCAATCGCTGCAGAGATCGCAACCGGCCTCAACTTCCTCCACCAGGCGAGGCCACAGCCGCTGGTCCACCGTGACCTCAAGCCCGGGAACATCCTCCTCGACAGGAACTacgtgagcaagatcagcgacgTAGGCCTGTCCAGGCTCATCCCTGCGGCCGAAGCCGACAACATGACTCAATACAGAGTGACAGCGGCTGCGGGGACTTTCTGCTACATCGATCCCGAGTATCAACAGACAGGGTTGCTTGGGACCAAATCGGATGTCTACTCCTTAGGAATCATCTTGCTGCAGATCATCACTGCCAGGCCTCCAATGGGCTTAACACATCTAGTTGACACAGCAATCCAAAACGGGCGATTCATGGAGATTCTTGACCCTCGAGTTCAAGACTGGCCGGTTCAGGAGGCTCTGGAGCTGGCAAAATTGGCCTTGCAATGCAGTGAGCTCAGGAGGCGGGACCGACCGGACCTTGCAACCGTCGTCTTGCCAGAGCTTGTGCGTCTGATGAATGTGACATCAAAGCTCAAACCTGGAAGGAGAACGAGTCAGCCTCGG AGAATTGCGAAACTCAAAGGCGGCAGGTTGATTAATGCAATGGAGGGATAG